One window from the genome of Grus americana isolate bGruAme1 chromosome 2, bGruAme1.mat, whole genome shotgun sequence encodes:
- the LOC129203448 gene encoding proline-rich protein 36-like, with product MLSEITKSVKFPVPLLSLSHSLVLRHVAFFEAVEATSGAMGCQNQVLLPVAGFAYLRRLCVPVCVSLCVPQSLSSLLCSALFRCVCPVPCPTFILPSFFLAFFSVLLSCSPTLFLAPSDRPFPGTFVSLLLAPVFLSPLPSPRLPLLSLCPSVLLPAPLFLTLPQRPAPRSSFPLLRSPSPCSPARFSLAPASFFYSLLLCPAPRAAVPRRTSRSGSLPLFSFPPSPWRCPPRVVSASLSRSPSLFVGRRPAASLPAASSSLSVRLPVPVLHSPSLSLPRAFSLAAAPPPPSSWLPLFSSQPASCSWLLGFGGSLHIAAQLSSSLTDRPCVCSTPDWRAWLWVGQPRCPRAGPRAPVRSLSRDRLCV from the coding sequence atgctcagtgaaattactaagagcgttaagtttcccgtgcctttgctttcactctcccattctcttgtcttgcggcacgtcgcgttttttgaggccgtggaagcgacatcGGGAGCGATGGggtgtcagaaccaggtcctcctgcctgtcgctggttttgcttaccttcgccgtctctgtgtaccagtcTGCGTGTCTCTCtgtgttcctcaatccctgtcctctcttctctgttctgctttgtttcgctgcgtatgtcccgttccctgtcccacctttatccttccttccttcttcctcgcctttttctctgtccttttgtcctgctccccgaccctgtttctcgctccatctgaccgtccttttcctggcacctttgtgtctctgctccttgcccccgtctttctctcccctctgcccagtcctcgtctccctcttttgtctctctgcccctctgtcctgctccctgcccctctttttctcactctgccccagcgtcccgctccccggtcctctttccctctgttgcgctctccttctccctgctccccagcccgcttCTCTctcgctcccgcttcctttttttattctctgttgctctgtcctgctccccgtgccgctgtccctcgccgtacctctcggtccggctccctgcccttattctcttttcctccctcgccgtggcgctgcccgcccagggtcgtttctgcctctctgtcccgctccccgtccttgtttgtcggtcgccgtcccgctgcctctcttcctgccgcttcttcctccctctctgtcaggctccccgtccccgtccttcactcgccgtccctttccttgcctcgtgctttctcgctcgccgccgcccccccccccccatccagctggctgccccttttctcctctcagccagcgtcctgcagctggctcctcggttttggcggcagcctgcacatagcagcccagctctccagcagcctgacggaccgaccgtgtgtctgttccacgccggactggcgagcgtggctctgggtaggacagccgaggtgccccagggccgggccccgagccccggtgcggagtctctcccgggaccggctctgtgtgtga